The following are from one region of the Paenibacillus sp. KS-LC4 genome:
- a CDS encoding LysM peptidoglycan-binding domain-containing protein, whose translation MTDQTKGLRFDVYERVHLSDEVADIDELEEIELVPRIQVVEQGEHAVLKGQLLLSGVYRSTNEAAPLQVLEHFIPVEITMPLNRISRLDDVTVEIDNFDVDLLSSRTLNITGVLSLRGILVEPQQETEEAWREEPFTVVHDRADTSQASFEEELRRSGDEPFAADEAAEVAKIALGAQAEPYFAGQEGQLPFRGEQEEAEAFNGAAQELNESDSGLEAYNAYNEQAYEEADEREEAEEGPEAGVTISPSPRDTGWSAAEWFQEQNHSGSQPSFNTNFNSPPAYAQQPAVTGLGHGIAQDRQQGASAYQQAEDLGWSPGGQPLQEEEAYIPAAAEQSGHDASPWQESELERLSEWQEAEEASAEPQAEPEKQEMRIAFGSKAPETAASPASGVGLVTLLQTSKREQLARQAAEQEAAEYALEQTKAQQPAGDEIEWRNLFLKQSDEREFRKIRVCIVQRDETLDSIAVRYSLNPREILLYNGLNESAVEEGQLLYIP comes from the coding sequence GTGACGGATCAAACGAAAGGCTTGCGCTTTGATGTGTATGAACGCGTACATCTGTCGGATGAAGTTGCCGATATTGATGAGCTGGAAGAAATTGAGCTTGTGCCTCGCATTCAGGTTGTTGAGCAGGGGGAGCACGCAGTATTAAAAGGCCAGCTGCTGCTAAGTGGCGTATATCGCAGTACGAATGAAGCCGCTCCGCTTCAGGTGTTGGAGCATTTCATCCCCGTCGAGATTACAATGCCGCTCAATCGGATTTCGCGGCTGGACGATGTGACGGTGGAAATTGATAATTTCGACGTCGATTTGTTGTCATCGCGTACGCTTAACATTACCGGGGTGTTGTCGCTTCGGGGCATTCTCGTAGAGCCGCAGCAGGAGACGGAGGAGGCGTGGCGCGAGGAGCCATTCACCGTCGTCCATGATCGTGCAGATACGAGTCAGGCATCGTTCGAAGAGGAGCTTCGGCGGAGTGGTGACGAACCCTTTGCAGCTGACGAGGCCGCTGAGGTCGCAAAGATTGCTCTGGGAGCGCAAGCGGAGCCTTATTTTGCTGGACAGGAAGGGCAATTGCCTTTCAGGGGCGAGCAGGAGGAAGCTGAGGCGTTTAATGGGGCTGCTCAAGAGCTCAATGAGTCTGATTCTGGTCTTGAAGCTTACAATGCTTATAATGAGCAGGCGTATGAAGAGGCTGACGAGCGCGAGGAGGCAGAGGAAGGACCGGAGGCTGGTGTTACGATCTCGCCTTCGCCGCGTGATACAGGCTGGTCGGCAGCCGAGTGGTTTCAGGAGCAAAATCATTCCGGGTCGCAGCCGAGCTTTAACACGAATTTTAATTCACCGCCTGCTTATGCGCAGCAGCCAGCTGTAACTGGGCTGGGTCATGGCATTGCGCAGGATAGGCAGCAGGGAGCTTCTGCCTATCAGCAAGCGGAGGATCTTGGCTGGAGCCCGGGGGGACAACCGCTTCAGGAAGAAGAAGCCTACATTCCGGCGGCAGCAGAGCAGAGCGGCCACGACGCTTCTCCGTGGCAGGAGAGCGAGCTCGAACGTTTAAGCGAGTGGCAGGAGGCGGAGGAAGCAAGTGCGGAGCCGCAGGCAGAGCCTGAGAAGCAGGAGATGCGCATAGCCTTTGGCAGCAAGGCGCCGGAAACGGCGGCATCGCCTGCATCAGGCGTCGGGCTTGTGACGCTGCTGCAAACGAGCAAGCGTGAGCAATTGGCGCGGCAAGCAGCGGAGCAGGAGGCAGCGGAATATGCGTTGGAGCAGACGAAGGCACAGCAACCCGCAGGCGATGAGATCGAATGGCGCAATTTGTTTTTGAAGCAATCCGATGAGCGGGAATTCCGTAAAATTCGGGTATGCATCGTGCAGCGCGATGAGACGCTTGATTCCATTGCGGTGCGCTACAGCTTGAATCCGCGGGAGATTTTGCTATACAACGGCTTAAATGAGTCGGCGGTGGAGGAAGGGCAGCTGCTCTATATTCCATAG